The genomic DNA TATAAAAATATGATAAGAAATGTACGTAAATAGTTAGCTTACCACAACATCATCAACATATTTGTAGACATCATCAATCAAAGCTAGTAACTTCTTCATTGAATCTTCCATTCCTTCCAAATCATTGGGGAGTTTGTCCACAGCTGTCTTCTTAAGGACGTCAACTATATAAAGAGAACTTTACTTGATTAAATGTGATTACCATGGATAATCGTAGATAAGACGCAGGATACTTCTCTTTAAATCCATTTTCCAAAACGTTGATCTCCTAGCATAGAATTCACATTTACAACCTAGACACAGTTTGCACTATAGCCtaaaaaaaatcacattttaGGTTATAGTAACTAAAAGTATAATAACTCTCTTAGCAAAAAAGAGGcataaaaaatcaaattttagaAACCTGGACACGATTTTCACTACAGACTCTATTTTTTTCAGATTTTAGGTAAAAATACTTATAGAAGAAGGAAAGTAAGCTTGAGTAATTACATACATCCAATCCGCTCAGCTTCAACCATCCTTAGATCCAATGGAATTTCTTGGAACTGTGACGCTAGCTGATGATCTCCGAGAGACAAGTTAACAGACACAAAACCTTTAATAGTAGCATCTCCATTTGTGAACCCTGTATCTACAGTTAAATGTACAGGGTTTGTTGCTTCTCGAGAATAAAATTCATGAATCAAAGCACTCCCACCTGTGACCCCAAAACCTGTTGAAAACCTGTAAAATTATGACAGAAATTAATCGCCCCAGCAGCTTACCCAGTAATCTAATAAATGGAAAAACTACTGAGGTCACAGATAAAAGAGACACGATGAGAGTTCAAATTACATGGCAATATAAACAGAAAAATAGAATAACACGCAATGTGGCCAGTCAAAAGAAATGATGTAACAAAAGTATTCTCTGATTTCGGAGCTCAGAATTACCATCCGACAATGACTTCCTTTGGATTGACCTTCTGGTGAGAAGCCAACATATTGTGGTGGTAATCAATGTCCAACGCAACCTACACATAAAGTCGAAAATTATATAACATAGAAACATTTTATACAATAAACACATACATTCCCCAAGACATCAAAAGAATACGACATCCTAACATATCACACAACACAGGCAAATCTTAAATCCTACAACGCAACATAACATaataacattttcgatacataaATTTCCTATAACTAACATTTACTAACTAACAGCTTAATATCTCAATTTATAAAACAAATTAACAAATTCAATTAAAACTGCGTCAGAAACAAAACTCAAAAACAAACCTGATCCAACGATTCATTGTGAGGAACAGCATAGGAGTTACGAATGTCAACAGTGCCATCAGGCAAGACAGAGCCGAGAAGAGTACCGATGACTCGCTCGGCCTGGTCAGGTCTTCTAACAAAGCAATCACATATGTTGAATATCACCAGTGGGTGAACCTTCGCTGACAAACTCGTCGGAGATGGCGTGAATTGAAGCACGGTTAGTTCACTTGACGCCATGGTTTTGTGTTGCTTTTAAATAGAATTAAGGGAGTTGAGATATTTGGGGACGAAAGAGAAGCGTTCTAGGGTTTTAGATAATGTGATATAATAGATCCGGATGGATACTCCGGTTCTATTTATTATGGGTTCGGATCCGGATTTTAATATCCCTTCCAATAGAGTAGCAAAAAATCGCACAAATCGCACAAACCGCATAAACCGCCCGCACCGTAAAATACGGTTTTTAATTTTcgtggtgcggttgcggtttgaaaTTTTGATAAACCGCGCGGCGCGGTGTGGGTTGCGATTTTAATTTTCGGAAAATGCGGTtcaaaccgcaccgcaccgcaccgcaccgcaacgcaatatttaatatatattataaatttatatatatataatacatatattAACCGGACCTATCAGCCCACTAAAATTACAGGTAAATAACCCAGCCCAATACTTAATTAGGTTATGACCTGTTTTTTCTTAGCCGCACCACACACTTATTCTTCAGTGAAGTCTTGTTTCCACTTCACTACTCCAGTTCTCCCACTTTCCACTTTGAGCAAAACAATTACTAATTAAGCACAACAGACTCATTCTTCGGTCTTCATCTTGTTCCAGGTTCCAACTTCCAATTAAGGTATCTTCTAATTAATTACTTTTGAGATTTTATGTAATTGTTAGATTTCTTTTATTGTTTGATACTTTGATTTATATTAATTGTTAACTTGTAATTTTAGATGGAGACTAAACAAAACTCGGAAGATCTCATTACTCCACTAACCTCTATGAGCCAGAATCAAACGCGAGATACACAAACCAATGAGACCAATAAGAAGACACCTTCATCACAAAAACGAAAACCATAGGTATCTTCTTCTAAAATAAGTGATGTTTGGGACCATTTTAAGATAGATAAATCTGATCCAAAAAATATTGGAGCTATTTGTATTTATTGTGATAAAAGTTATGCTACTGGTACTAGGAGACACGAAACTAGTACAATTAGGTACCATTTGGTAAATCAATGTCCGAAATATCCATTTAGAGTGGAGgataaaaaataaaaactttTGTGCTTTCAAGAAACAAGTAAATTTGGATCTGAAAGTGGTGGCAATGGTAGCCATTTGGTTGCCGTGGGATTTATTCAATCTGATTGTAGGGCTGCATGTGCTAAAATGATTATTTTTTACGAATTATCCTCCAGATTTGTTGAGCAAGAAGGGTTTAGGATGTTTTGTAGTATTGTTTGTCCTAAATTTATCATTCATTTGCGTCATAAATTTCTAGGGATATTATCAAGTTGTATAATTTTGAAAAGTTAAAATTAAAGGACTACTTGGTTAGAAATTCATATAGAGTTTCTTTAACAAGCGACACTTGGATTCCATCCAAAATGTTTGTTATCTTGTATTAATATCACATTTTATTGATAATGAGTGGAAAATACAAAAGAGAATTCTGAATTTTTGTCAAGTAGCTAATCATAAATGAGAGACAATAGGCAAAGTTATCGAGGCATGTTTAAAAGATTGGGGTATTGATAAGGTTTTTACGATTGCTCTTGACAATGCAGCCTCTAATGGTGTGGTTGTTAAATCACATTAAGAAAAGGCTGCAGATATGGAAAACAGCCATCTGTGATGGGGATTTTTTGCATATGAGGTGTTCAGCCCATATTCTTAATCTAATTTGAACGGATGGACTAAAGGATGTTGATGATTCTATTTCAGTCGTTCGTAATTCGATTAGATATGTCAGAGCTTCTCCATCTAGTTTGGTGAGATTCCAAAGTTGTGTGAAAAATACTTCCAAAGAAGAAAAGGCTCTAGTTTGCTTGGATGTACAAACTAGGTGGAATTCCACCTTTTTAATGCTAGACAATGCATTAGGGTATGTTGATGGATTCAATTTGTTAGAAGAAGAAGATGAGGTCTATATGCAATATTTTTTTGATAAAGATAAGAATGGAAAGAGTTTGATAGGGCCACCGAATTaagaagattgggaaaattgTGCATTTTTCTGCAGATTTTTAAGAGTATTTTATGAGGTCATTCTTAAATTCAGTGCATCTTTGTTTTTCACTTCTAATTCATATTTTCATGAAGTGTGTGCCGTCCGTGGAAAGCTTTTGAAGTGGTGTTCAAgtgaaaatttaattttaaaggACGGATTTAAAGATGAAACTGAAATTCGACAAGTATTGGGGCAATATTAAAAAGCAAAATATGTTGCTTTATGTTGAAGTGGTACTAGATCCGAGGTATAAACTGAAATTTGTAATGTGTTGCTTGAGGAAACTATGTGGCGAGGATAATGTTAATGTTATATTATCGTCCGTGAAAGGTTGTTTGTCAAAATTGATGAACCTTTATTCAAGTGAACTTAAGTTAAAAAAAATCCAGAAGATACCACTCGTCAAGGTGGAGTAGCTAATCATGACAACAAGAGCACCTTGATTGATTTCGATGATGATGATTCTTTTAATCTCTTCGAATCTGAATTTGATAAAGAATGCGATGAAGATAATGCCTTGGATACAAAAAATGAGCTGGATAGATACCTGATGGAGCGTAATGAGGATAGGAAAAATAAGGACTTTGATATCTTACACTACTAAAAAAACAAAAATGACCGATATCTTTGTGACTGATgttaaatatatttttcataaACATCGGTTTTTACCCGATGTCTAAGACAGACTTTCACAACGGTTCTGGAAAACTTCTGATGTCAAATGTCagattagacatcggttatatatatatatgtaaccgttgttaaaatctattttaacatcattttctttaaTATAACCAATGTTAATTTCAAAAATAGACATCAGTTATTTATTCTAGAATTGATGTTATTGCTCTTTTTACATGTGCTGATATCCCTATATTAACATCGAATATTACACAATATTTTAATCACAATACTGAAAAAACTTGATTATCAAAAATCaactaatacatatatattattaccCAATTGAATTAAAGATCAATAAATTCTCAATGTGTACAACTTATCTCAAATACGTCTATCATTCTAAACAAACTATTCTGGTGATAAATactgttgtacaagacatgcctgtacaataacaagactaagtcaaattgacaaccctaagtaagttgtattgtaatcttagtttgcattttgtacttgtaacatttaaagtctgtaaaaatatcaaaagagcagactggagtctttttctttaaacagtatcaagcctaataattctatctggaagaagattaagaagatcatgtctcagaagaattatgaagaagcttggagttgaataaatatgttttgggaaaaatgttctaagtcaagatctctacaagtcacatatttagtgttatagagaagtcattcgagaactccagaatgacttatagagaactcaggaaatctactagagaactcagagatatcgataagtcaaattgaagacatgaagattggagatatcgacaagtcaattcttcactagagaaatcagagttatcgataagtcaacattcattaaagaactctgagttatcgataagtcaaatttcactagggaacttagagatatcgacaagtcaaaattcactagagaactctgagttatcgacaagtcaaatttgactagagaactctgagttatcgacaagtcaataagtcactaaagaactcagagatattgataagtcaaagtgaagatatggagattagagatctcgataagccaaattctcttatagagaactcagagacctctacaagtcaaatcaactatggagtattagagatctcgataagtcattatacttatcgagatgtcaagatctttatatgcctaactggagatctcggggtaaaatctcaaagtacaaattgcagaccatttcaatatccaagattaacaattaacaaacaatccaaccagttggattgacaagtctacaaaaagcaacttgaagagtgtgcaagatcaagggtgaagattaacttacaaaggaagatcaagattaacacaatatgcaaagatatgctaagccagaaatggaagatatacttttcctaaaatggaaatgataagtgacagtttactaaagtaattaacatatctcttattgtacactgtgtaaatcAGTAGTTAACtatga from Apium graveolens cultivar Ventura chromosome 5, ASM990537v1, whole genome shotgun sequence includes the following:
- the LOC141724427 gene encoding eukaryotic translation initiation factor 3 subunit F; translation: MASSELTVLQFTPSPTSLSAKVHPLVIFNICDCFVRRPDQAERVIGTLLGSVLPDGTVDIRNSYAVPHNESLDQVALDIDYHHNMLASHQKVNPKEVIVGWFSTGFGVTGGSALIHEFYSREATNPVHLTVDTGFTNGDATIKGFVSVNLSLGDHQLASQFQEIPLDLRMVEAERIGFDVLKKTAVDKLPNDLEGMEDSMKKLLALIDDVYKYVDDVVEGRVAPDNNIGRFISDTVASIPKLSSSAFEKLVNDSLQDQLVLLYLSSITRTQLSLAEKLNTAAQIL